In Leguminivora glycinivorella isolate SPB_JAAS2020 chromosome 11, LegGlyc_1.1, whole genome shotgun sequence, a single window of DNA contains:
- the LOC125231190 gene encoding ADP-ribosylation factor 2 — translation MGLTISSVFTKLFGKKQMRILMVGLDAAGKTTILYKLKLGEIVTTIPTIGFNVETVEYKNISFTVWDVGGQDKIRPLWRHYYQNTQGLIFVVDSSDTKRIAEAENELANMLKEDELRDAVILVFANKQDMPNAMTAAELTNALNLNNLRNRRWYIQATCATQGQGLYEGLDWLSNELAKK, via the exons ATGGGTTTGACGATATCAAGTGTCTTTACAAAGCTTTTCGGCAAGAAACAAATGCGTATCCTTATGG TGGGCCTCGACGCCGCCGGGAAGACCACTATACTTTACAAACTAAAATTGGGTGAAATAGTGACCACAATACCGACTATTGGATTCAATGTAGAAACAGTGGAGTACAAAAACATTAGCTTTACGGTGTGGGACGTCGGCGGTCAGGACAAGATCAGGCCACTGTGGCGTCATTACTACCAGAACACTCAGGGTCTCATATTTGTAGTGGACTCAAGTGATACCAAGAGAATAGCTGAAGCCGAGAATGAGCTTGCTAATATG CTAAAAGAAGATGAATTGAGAGACGCTGTAATTCTAGTATTTGCTAACAAACAGGATATGCCCAATGCAATGACTGCAGCAGAGTTGACCAATGCACTAAACTTAAACAACCTGAGAAACCGCCGT TGGTACATCCAAGCTACCTGCGCAACACAAGGACAGGGCCTATATGAGGGCCTCGATTGGCTGTCGAATGAACTGGCGAAAAAGTGA